The Alnus glutinosa chromosome 1, dhAlnGlut1.1, whole genome shotgun sequence region ATGATCACTTCATTTTGGCTTCCTTAAACAGAACATGACGATTCACCCGAGGGTCGTATTTGCGAAACTCCAGCTTCTCAGTTATCTTGGTAGGTTTCCTCTTGACGTAGAAGAACCCAGTCCCAGCAGTCGAGACAAGTCGGATGAAAATAGCAgcagccttcttcttcttgtcacCCATTCCTTACCATccacaaaaaaaaggaaagccaATGAATTTGAGTACCAGAGAAGACATGTTCCAGGATGATGTAAAGAGGATTCAGAAATATGTAATTGAGAAATGTTGGTTTTCATCTTTTGATCATCCAAGAGATGGGCAAATCTACATTGAATCCacagattcaatggtgaatttgcAAAATAGATGGACAAGAGATAAGCAAAAGATTGATGTGTAACAGCTCTCTATGTAATTATTAGATGCACATTACTGTTTCACCATACATGGTTTGAAGTGCAAGCGTTTCAGATGTTACTTCTGTGTCTTCTGATTGGACTACAGTACAGATGACTTCCCACTAAACTTAATGGAAGCAATTACATTCAATGGGCTGATCATTTGAGGTTTTTCTAAAATGAACATATATATtctccaacttttttttttttgatgaataataataagttattaaagaaaatgaaatttcccgtacacgaagagtatacaaaaaaacaagagtaCCAAAAAACTAGCTactatacaagagaaacaagagCACCAAGAACTAGCTGCTGTAACAATCtataaaacaaattagatctacCAAATTCCCTGAAGAGAAGTTAGGAATATGAGCGAGGGCCCAATCCAGAAGAGATCTCAGGAATGAGGATTCAAAAAGTAGCACATTGGACTCGCTATCCTCAAAGAGCCGAcaattcctttctctccaaatgttcCACATTAAGAAAGCGAGAATAACTTTTCAGATAGCTTCTAAGGTGTCAATGCCCAAGAAATTTCTAATAATGGATAAGTTGAGGCACGTTACGAAGTATGACCCAAGAGACCACAAAACAATTAAGCACTAAGTGCCAGATATTCACAAAAAACTCACAATGGAAGAGAAGATAATTAATAGTTTCCTCATCCTTCTTACAAAGGCAACATCGATTAATCAGCTGAAATCCCGCCTTCTAAGATTGTCCACCGTGAGGATACTACCCAAAGCTGTGgcccataagaagaaagcaatgcgcGGAGGGGCCTTCACtttccaaatgcttttccaggAGAATGAACTAGGCTCTTCACTGCTAGGAGAAGTTAACATTGTATAGTAGTTTTTTACTACAAAACCATGCCGGCTCGAAGAAGTTCACACTATGCTATCCATAGCTTCCGGAAGACGGTTCAAAGAGTATAAAAGAGTGAGaaaagtaggggtgggcaaattatccgactaccgcctaccgaccgcttaTCGAACCGCAACCGAACCGACATCAATCGCCTACTGACAaaattcggttcggtagtcggtagaaaaaaaaatttaaccgaAAGctggtcggttaaccgacttaaccaaaCCGCCCATTAACCGACCGTTTAATCAAACTGCCGAAATCCGAAAACGACATTGTTTGAGTAAGACTTTAaccgaccgattaaccgaaccgacataaaaaaactcaaaacgacatcgtttcatTACAATTGAATAatcgaattaaccgacttaacagAAATTTTCGAAAATATAGTTTGTCGGAATGAAGTCGGtaaattaaccgacttaaccgcctgCCGAACCGACGCCCACCCGAAGAGAAAAGAATCCAACGATTCAATTTCCCAAAAGTTTGATAAAATAGTTTGATCTTATCTAACCGTTTAGTAGTCTATCTTGTTGATAGACATTGTGTTAATCTTGAATTGTGATCTCctctataaataataaatgaaagtaTCGGTATCTACATAAGAAATTAGCCCACcacttattttcttgaaaatagaAATTCCTCCTCcacaagaaaaggaagagagggGAGGGAATTAAGATCCTCTAGAGTTTCTAGGTAACTCTAAAGTTCTTAAAAttcaaatcattatttttaataaactgTTCAAATTTTACCATCTCAACTCTTACCACCTCTAACAGaatccttaatttttctttaattcattGTTCTTTTGAATTAACCTAAAAAATCTAGAGGATGCTAATATGAGAGAGGTTATCGAAAAACGCAAACATAAACAACCATCCGGGGAACAAATCCGTTATCAGACACTATAcagtaacccaacacaaaattttgTCCACTCTTACAAAAACCTCAATGGAACACATTTTGCACACACAAACATTTGAAACTTCACAAAGCCAACACGCGTAGATCGATGAATAACAAGCAAAAACTCTAAAACATAAGTTTAACTGAGgaggaaagagaaaataaacaagaaacaaaGACATGCCCTGAAAGCTAGAGATCCTAGAGGACACCAAAGATGTATGCATAAAAAAACCTGGGTAAGTCACACATATAGGCACATATCCAAACAAAGCTCTTTGGACCTACAAGATTCAGCCGATGATCATAGTGACCCAAGAACCAAGAAGAGCGGTTTGCTCCAACGGCCTCAAACCCATTCCACCATAATCTACAGTCACTTAAGGATACATGGCTCCTCGAAAGGCTTCGCAACACAAACGTAGAAAGCAAGCTCTTCCATGCGCACATGAACCCGTGAATCAAAATGGATTGGGTCGCAATAAGAACGCCATTTGAGGCGAAACTTTCAATAGGCATTTCCTACTGTGAAGAGCCCATACCCTGCACACGACATGGGGCACAGCTAAACTGGGGATTCACCGATCCTAATTAGGCCTTTGCTCCCCATGtgacgacgacgacgacaaCATCTCAAGATTTGGGACGAGAGACCGTGGGGGCTTCCACCTGTTCGACAAAATGCCCGAACTAACTAATCCTATATAACCATGCAATCACTTCCGCACGCCCAAACGCCCTAGGGATTAACCACTAGAATAGAAGCAGCATTCCCTTGAAGTTGCTTGTgaattgaatattaattaaatgaatacgGTGAATATTGAATGAATAAAGAGATTAAATCAagggaaaaaaaggaaaaaaaaaaaaaaaaatcaaagagaatgctttgtcaaaaagaaagaaatggaagaacaaaaacactttcaaaTCCTAGATAAAAGgttttcttcaataaaaaattttcaacTACCAAGTAGCTTCTTCATTTCATCCAAAGAACATGacaaaaacgaaaacaaaaacatagaagaaaaaaaaaaaaaaaaaaagaaattggcaAAATCTGAAGGACATACCGTTTAAATCTTTGCAAAAACCTCGCTTTTCGAAGGAAATCCCACCTAAAACCCTAGCTAAACAACGAGGGCTTTTGTAGACTTAATACTcccacccccaaaaaaaaattaaaatttaaaaaaatacagaaagacaaaaataacctcaAAGTTTACATTTAATTACCAGCAGCTCAACTTATCTCCCGGGCGCACGTTAGCACAGTCTACCCTCTCTCACACAAGACAGACAGAGTTCTCTGATTCCAGAGCTCATATTTGCTTCCTCAGCTGAGAAAAAAATCTTTCAGGTCAGAGTAAAaggtaataataaaaaattattttcttttcattttcctatgggattttctcttcttttcttttttctcggGAACCAAACAGAATgcgagtggtttttttttttttttctcaagaatttacgcctcttttttttttttgggtggcgTACGTAGAGATTGATCGGAAGAGGATATGGCGAGCGCAGTGGATGCGGCGGGAGATCCGATCCCTACGTCGGCAGTGCTGACTGCGTCGTCGAAGCACATAGGGCTGAGGTGCCAAGCGGAGAACGTGGAGTTCCTCAAGTGCAAGAAGAAGGACCCTAACCCCGAGAAGTGCCTCGACAAAGGCCAGCAAGTCACTCGCTGCGTCCTTGGCCTGTAAAATCAATCTctctatcttttcttctttttattatttgatttgatttggttcCCTGATTTGTCGTACTCTGTGCTTGGTTTGGATGCTGAGAAAATGTTGAAGAAGATAGGAAATTTGAGTATTGAGTGTTGGATTTTTCCTGATTCGAGACTCAGATTACAGcagaaaacaaattttttttaaaaaaaaattgaacataaAAGATCAGATATTTGtgataatttgttttattttcttcgtAATGCTTGGCAATTAAGTGAGATAGGGTTTTTGGTATCGAAATTACATTCTTATTTGAAAATTGAAGTTGAAAGTT contains the following coding sequences:
- the LOC133881486 gene encoding uncharacterized protein LOC133881486, whose amino-acid sequence is MGDKKKKAAAIFIRLVSTAGTGFFYVKRKPTKITEKLEFRKYDPRVNRHVLFKEAKMK
- the LOC133881476 gene encoding NADH dehydrogenase [ubiquinone] 1 alpha subcomplex subunit 8-B, giving the protein MASAVDAAGDPIPTSAVLTASSKHIGLRCQAENVEFLKCKKKDPNPEKCLDKGQQVTRCVLGLLKDLHQRCTKEMDAYVGCMYYHTNEFDLCRKEQQAFEKACPLE